ACTGCTCCGCCGCCTGCACACGGCCGCCGAGCTTTCTCCGTTGTGGTGACCCTGGTACGCATCTTCTCTTCTCTCTTGGTTCTCGTGCGTTGCGCGCGTGGTGGTGTGCTTGTGCAATTGTGCCTATGCACGCCAGGTGTTTGTGCTAACGCCACAGCATGGTCCACTCCAGCTGCAGCATCGTCCTGCCCACCGGGAGCTACCTCGCCTCCTTCAATGACCGCCTCACAGGGCACCTCGACGACCGCCGCATCTCCGGCCTCAGCGGCATCAGTGTGAGGGCCTTCTTCCGTTGGTGGTCCATCACGCGGATCAGCCAAGGCCGCTTCCTAAGTCAAAGTAAACAAGGTACTCCACTATTGGTGCTACATACTCTTACTAGCACCGTCTGCTTGCGTTGGCACCGTTCATGGAACCTGAGAACACAGCTTCTATGATGTTGCTTTTCTATATCTGTAGATTATCAAAGCATCGATGTGTGTTTGCGTGCGGTATTGTTGTTTGCTTAGTTTACTAGGTTCTAATTATAGCGGTGCACAGCATGGGTTGTGCCTTGTGATGTTATCTGTATATTCTAGGATTCTATCTGAGTTTTTTGAGCTTCTGTCTTGTTACGTTGCTATTTGGAGCATTGGATATGCATGTACCTAGGTGGCGATGTCCCTATGAGATAAGATTGTACTCTATTCCCTTTTATTGCTGTTGATTTGTTGTTTCTCTTCATCAACTGAATGATCCTAGATGATTGTGAGATTGCAGATTTTAATATTCAGTTTGCAATACATTGGATGGGAGCACTACCACACAGTAGGGTGAGTCTGACTCCTAGTTCAATTTATCTCCTTGTTTCTTGCTTTTTCTGCAGATTTTTAATTGTCAGAAAGCTATCACAGTCATCTTACACTACTTTAATTGTCAGAGAGCCGTCGACCATCGCCGCTTGTGTCACCGTGGAGGAGGGACGCAAGCTCGACCTTGGCTGTTGTAGCACTCCGCCAGACCGCTGACACAACACCGCAGCACCGGCACGGCGTCACCAGCCCTGCCTCCAGCACCTTGGCTCCTCCCACTCATCATATATCCTCTATAAAGGTTTCCTCCTTCAGTCCTTCCCCACTTTTCTGTACTGCAGGAACTGAAATCCTCAACTCCAATACCTGAGAAGGAACCAGATTGCATGATGGCAGCATGCTGCCACCTTCTCTAGTGTTCAATTTCTTATTTCTATGTATGCAAGGTCCATGAACTATTATGCCTAGCCTATTGCCTTTTGTAAACCGCGACTTATGGGTTGTTTTATTCGTGAACCACTAAGACAAGACATGTAATGTATTGTGCCTTGTGTTGTTACGTTCTATCTGTAATTTGTGAGTTTTTTTGGCATGTGTTGTTGATGTGTTTTTACTTTTATATCAGGTTATTAATTCTTATATGTTTCATTGTTACTTTGCTAGCTATTGTAAAGGCAAAAACCAAGGAGGCAAGaacaggaagccaagaacaagtaTGCAATAGGTATGAACCACATTCATATTACTTTGCTCATTCTTAACAGTTGAaactgcttttcttttcttgttagGCTCTATTTATGCCATGTTAGCCATATTACTTGATTTCAGTAACAACAGCTAGGTAtgaattgttttttttctcctttggtGAAGGTAATGCAATCGTTATTTCCCTTTGCGTATTCAACCTGTTGTCTCCCCTTTAGTTTTGTAAGACTAAAGACGTCTCTGTAATTGATTATCATAAGAAGCAAGTAACTCATTTGTAGCATTACATTTGTCTCTGACTGCACTAGTGGTTGATCTGTTCTCATGCTGTCTGATGTAGCTGCACATTTCCATATTTTAACCTATGGTCTGCTCAGTCAATGAGATGctatttctgtaactcatgcCTAAATTAACTGATCatatctttcttttccttgtttTAGATGTAATAACGAATTTGTGTACTGTAGAAGACTAATCTTTGCTGTACACTTATGATGTATATATGAGGTTGATCTTTTTGGTTATCATGTGGTTTGATACGTAAATAGGAGAGGTattttcactactacagaacagccAATCTGTCCCCTGGATCCATCCCGGCGCCAATTGGAACCGGGACTGATATAAGAATCGGTCCCGGTTCCAAAGCCCAGGACCCTTGGGGGCGCTATGCGGGGCGCCCGGAGACGCattagtcccggttgggaaTGCCAGGGGCCCTCGGGGGAGGTTCAATACCGGTTGGtgtcaccaaccgggactaaatatCTTTTTAGAATAAACAATGGCGGGGAGGAATTTAGTACCGGTGGATGCCACCAACCAGGACTAATAGCATCCCTTCCCGCCATCTATAACTCCCGCCGGCCCGTTGCCGCCATCTCCTCTCCTTTTCATCTTCCTCCTTTCCTCTCCTCTTCCGCCGTCGCCTCAATGGAAGCAACACCAGTGGAAGTTGCCCTAGTTGCGCGCCTCAACGCGGGACCCTAGAAGAGCGTCTCGCAGTGGCTAAGCGCATGGATCGCGGCCACCTCAGGCACTGGCGCCGGTGGAGGCTCTGTCGCGCCGGCGTACATTGGGCGTTCTCTTGCGCCTGCAAGCTTCTCTCGAACCGTCGTTGCTgcgtcgccgctgccggcccATCTACTTGCCATGAGGTGGGCTCCTTGTCCTCGACCACACGTGACATCATCTCAGCGCCCGTCACCGCCGAGGCCGCCATTTTGGAGTACATCGCCGGCCATGTGGTGTGGGCGCCGGCGCCACAAGTCATCACCACTGTCaacgatgaagatgatgagatTGATTGGGCGGCACTAATAGCCGAGGATGAGTAGAAATGTAGAAATTATTATTAGTTATATGTAAGAACTTAGTATGGaattatatatatgtgttcTAATCTTTGTGTTCAATTCTGTGAATCTATGGTTCAAATGTGATTGTAACACCATCTTGAGAACCCTATCATCGGTCC
This genomic interval from Panicum virgatum strain AP13 chromosome 8K, P.virgatum_v5, whole genome shotgun sequence contains the following:
- the LOC120646440 gene encoding uncharacterized protein LOC120646440, which translates into the protein MAAAGQIWRGRSLPARSGEVKGGGAAAMLTLRVLKLSLLRRLHTAAELSPLCMVHSSCSIVLPTGSYLASFNDRLTGHLDDRRISGLSGISVRAFFRWWSITRISQGRFLSQSKQDFNIQFAIHWMGALPHSRRAVDHRRLCHRGGGTQARPWLL